The nucleotide sequence aaaatgtggtattttactcttataaaatatttcctaactacggccctgatgtaaattccgctgccaaattgataaacaccgataccactaatACTGGCTCACAGCCGCCCGTTCCCAAGTGACTAGTGGCCGGGGGTTGCGACAGTCGTAGTTATCACTACCACCACCTCTAACCACAACCAGATATTCAAATCTGTGTGGTTTTGCAACAAAATCAATAGGCAACCCAAAATTGCTACTCCTCCCAACAAAATTGGAACTGTTACTTGACTATACACAAAGAATAATCCATTTCTTAGATAGTTAAGCAAATCTTAAATTATATATCATATAAAATACCATGCATCACATCACATTTTAAGAGTAAAACTTAGGAATCATCTAGGCTTGATTCGATAATAACAGATTGTAACGTCTAACTAAAACTTTCACCAAAATATATGCTACAATTTTCATGAGACAGAACTACATTTGACAGCAGTTCAAGAACGAGTACAGAGGTTTTAGACCTGAGATGAAGATGGATTGAGATGGTAAGAAGGAAGAGAAAGTACAAAGGTGTAGAAAGAGAGATTTACCAGATTTTTTATCTTTCTTTGTTAAATTGATTAGTAAAATTACTAAACTACCcacatgtgcaaggcacatgtcaacttaactgaaaattttaaaaagggTTAGGACCAAAAGACGTAGAGTGCAacgagttttacaaataaaggactgtgactgtaattattaaagttaaaggtcatccattgcaatctaatacaaacataaaggacgaaaactgtaatttaccctatgagatatgtatatgtgtataacATAGTTTCATATTTTCATATCAACTAGTAAAAATACCTCGTGCTACGCTGCGGGAATTCGTTTGGTTAACGCCGGTCtctctgtaacacctcgaaaaatcgTGTCCAATATGGTAACGACACGTGTCaaggactttaaacgtgtaaggaATTGATTCGAGGGACTAAAATTGCCAAACAATGTAAAGATGTGTGTGAAAGGATCAAAAGTGTCAACATTCCtaacttgtgcctctgaatgaccttgCGTGATGTTCATATTCCTTAATGAATAAATTATCGAACATTGAAAGCCGTTTGCGCTTAAATTTAAAACTTTGCGAAgcataggggttaaaagtgtcaatatgttaaaagttacctctaagtgaccttttaacgaCCCCAAAAGCATTGTAATAATTGTATATTTGGCTCTCAAGAATATGGGATAGTAATTTTATGGAGTTTGGTTGAAAacaagacttttcgggtaatCTCGCAACTAACCGagagcttaacggagttaatatATGACCCAAGGCCCTTAATAGTAAACTATGGGGGTCATAAGTGCAATAAAAGGAAGTTATTTAAACTTAAAATGGACCAGGGACTAAAATTGCAAAGAGTGCAAACTTTTTACCGGATTAAcaggtctacgcgggccgcgtagactctCTCTACAGTCTACGCGGGCCGTGAGAGCAGTgcctgcaacaaaaacttcacaGCTGCATGTTGCAGCCTGTTCCATCTGCATGAGTTCTGAGCAATACCAGGGGCTTGTAAATGGTTTTTACTGCCCTAGGGACACCTGTGGACATCTGAATTACCTCCTAGGTGCAGATTGAGTGATCTTGGAGCATCTAATTTCCTATATAAAGGACTTGTGTTCATAAGTTCATGGGCACATTTCAATTTTATTTCAAAGCTTACTCATGGAAGCCTCCTGGAGCTAAAGGAAGCTTTCTCAAGTTCCAAATTCGTGCTAAGTACTCTAatgatatacggctgggattaaagttttatttttgctcaggtaaatacttttaacttattttccgttatacgggcttgggatacggtatttaataataccgcttggcgggtattgaatctttaatcaaataatggttaaatcattgagataacccgtttaatctgttttgtttgttctAAACCTTGGGGGCGGGGTTAATGACCaggtcctggatatcctcggctcattcattgaaattgccacgacttaagcacggggtgtaagcatacacctgccggtgcgtatGTAAAAAGATATACCCGGTTGTTGAGGATAACTCGACGTGGGtttatattatgtggtgtgtctattaatcttgttCCGGCTTCTATCCCGGATCCTGAatgtatgacaaacatataaatcttttacaagattatttttaattattgtcccaagttataaaagaatatttgtgccttgtacatttaaatcaattttcttaaatattttccaaagagtcggttaattgtatttaccagtgtaaactgacgtattttccaaaaaggttaagtgcaggtactatgcgaaatGGGTTGGCTACTCCTAGTATCAAATAAAGAGTTTTGCAAGCTTTTGATgcttaaatctgttgaacaatatttctttttaatttagatctgcctgtggatccttttacaatccgttgtgtaatattttACTATACTTTCAAATCGGTTTGtataattattacttttagactttcgatgtgcattgaactgtgattatttgactatgatgatatcaactacgtcacgatactccctaccgggcccaccggtaatacgtggaaatatcggggtgtgacaggttggtatcagatccaacattgagtgaattaaacactagccttttgtgtttaatctcaatgacacagttgcacattccttgacttccgagtctaggcaaaggacttaggactaatcctaatcttatttattttgtcctttattgttttccTTGTTATTTCTTGTGTTTGTTTTGACAAGGACAAGaaatcatgccgccacgtatcaGAGGAAGAGGTAGAGGCGGTAAGGCTCCACTGCTAACTAGAAACGATCACGAAGCTGGGCCATCACACAGGCGCACACCGTCCGCGTCAATCGGAACAAGTCCTCACGAAGACTGGAGGACCTACCTAGAGCCTGCGAGATGCTCTGTCTCgcttagctcttcaccatcataCCACGATTCCTTTGGACTCCTCCAGAACAACGAGTCCGACCATTCATACAACTCCTACCTCCCGTTGCAGCATTCGGGTTCTCACCGCGCCTTTCAGGACCCAACCTTATACTTCTAGAGTCGGTTCAATCCGGTAAACCAGGTTCAAGAACCAGAGGGTCCAAACCCTCTGGGACCAGTTGATCACTATCCTGAGATGCAGGATATGGAGATGGATGATGACCCCGATCCCGAGATGCCACCGTGTGGGACACCGACGCATCCCATCGAGATTTCTGACGGATCGTCTTTTCACGGTTCGCCATACAGGGGTCCAGACAGTTTTACTGAGAGATGGGCCACATACCACTGGGAGTTCACTCCCCCTTTCAACCCACAAcatcagcaacaacaggatccctctgaggattcgcgtttccaggcggttacgccaccgccaccgccacagCTAGAGCAGCACCGCCTCCTGAACCATCGAGGCGAAGAAGATCAggtgcacggatgtccgtgcgagggggattCCACTTCAGCTCCCCCCCCCAACACAGCAGCAACAACCACTACCCGCCGTTGTACGAAGATCCGCagatgggtgggccttcaaacccAGTATCTGAAGTCGACTCTCCGCCAgtcgcaccaccaccatcacacatgggttatgataacccgattcCTTCTTACGTCGgtgcagcggcgtataacccttttgagcagccagcTTATTCTGGCTACAACTACTACAACGCCCCTAGTGTTGACCCGTATCTCGAGGCGGCGAACTACAACGCTCTTCACCCTGAAGGGCCCTTTCAAGCTGCGTATCCAACTGGATACCCAGTATATGGGTATCAatacccgccacctcctcaacctctgtcaCAGCAGCAGGCGCAGCCCCCACAGATCCAACCACCGCAGCAGCAGGAAATCCTTCAGAGGTTGAACCAGGTGGAACGAGATGTGCAAGAAGAGCGTAGAAGCCATCGGGGTCTACTTAAGGGTTTGGCTGACTTAatcaaggggaagaagagaaggGATTATTGAAATTCcttatttgtttgttttgtactttttaattttcaattaagTCCCTGTGTAGACATTTATTTATGTAcctagtccctgcgaggacttgtattttcattttagcccctgcgtgggcaaagttatttatgtaaaagtcccgtttagggcatctATGTACTCCTTTTAAAATTGAATGGAATGTCttaattttaaaatttcatttgtcattatatgtatgaatatattatatgaaataaatcaaaataacaTTTCATTTTATACTTGTTCTGCCAataaatgttgaaacaaaatcttaaaggtaaaacctagcccatgtgtcattttaagacagggccatGATGGTAGTCCCTTTttaagattcaaatccttgttaacatttgaaaacatgttaacactcctggcaaatgtgattcgataaaatcacacaagtcatccttatattagaTTCTTCCAATTCCTTTTCTCTATttattattaaacatccattagtgatgaagtgcctacgggccatacttattgccctttgagacaaaagacagttgtggtctacgactccctatcaagaaaaggtgatgaactatgttcaagccttaatgcctcgatcctataagatcatggcttataatttataacggtccttgtgactaggccttttgtgccactCAAATATTTTAATAACTTACAACTAAGGATAAGTTATAATGAAATCCTAAATAAATATGACTAACAAATTAACCGATATGGTTTATTgctaccatggttaataaatcatcaaaAATGACAATTCTGTTATAGACttctgaataaatcattgtcatcatctttatgtagcaatcaagctacatggtaGAATCAGAAGAGGTTAATAGTCACCCACGGGAGAATCATGATACTACCAGAATTAACGTAACTGGTGCGGATCTTCAAGCATTGATTGATAATGCTGTTACTAAAGCCTTGGACAGGAAGTTTAAAGAATCAAGTGGTACACGTAGCAAGACCCTATCTGTACCTCATCCAAAACCACCCTCCAAGACTCATGTATCTCATAAGGACGAATCTCATCATTCGTCAAATCAGAGGAGCGTTCCATCCAAACAAATCGTGCTCAATCAGGAGTCGCGTGTTAAAACTTGATCTTACAAATATTTTGTcgcctgcaagcccagagacttcacAGGGGAGAAAGGAGCCATCGATTGTATGACTTGGCTCGATGAGATTGATACAGTAGTTGATATTAGTGGCTGTGCAGAACaggacattgtgaagtttgtgtcacaatcttttaaaggagaagctctagcttggtggaggtcactAATCCAAGCTACAGGGAAGATCCCGTTGTACAACTTCAcgtgggatcagtttgttgccCTAATCAAGGAAAATTTATGCCcccaacatgaagttgagaaaattgagaccgacttcttgactttggtcatgaagaacttagattgtcaggcatatcttacaagcttcaacactatgtctcgattggttccttattTGGTTACACCAGAGTCAAAGCGGATAGATCGTTTTATTGgaggtttggctccagagatcAAAGGGAACGTGAAAGCATCTCGACCTACCACATTTAGGTCTGTGGCAGATCTGTCTctatctcttacacttgatgctgtcagAAGCAAGTCTGACAAGGCTTCTGAAGAAGGAAAAAGGAAACTCTAATCACAAGAAGGGTTCAGGGCTTGTAAAGGATAGTCAGCAGTCAGATGAAAAACCCAAGTGTAAAACCTGCAGGAAGCGCCATCTAGGAAAATGCAGGCTCGAGTCAAAATCCCAATTGCAGCCTAGAGTATGTGGTATTTGTAAATCAAATGAGCATAAAACGTTGGATTGCGAGAAGATAAAGGAtgcgacttgttacaactgtaatGAGAAGGAGCATATCAAGACCAAttgcccaaagtttgcaaagaagcCTGAGGATGCTAAAAAGACCAATGCtcgggtctttcaaatgaatgcacaagaagcggttcagaacgacaatgtgataacaggtacttttcttatcaatgatgtttatgcaaggatattgtttgattcgggtgcagataagtcgtttgtagacaataaattttgtaagttattaaatctgcctgttaaaaccctaagcataaaatatgaagtagaattggccgatggtaccATAGAGACTGCCACGaccatattagatggatgttttatatccattaggaaccactcttttccactGTCTTTGCTTCCTTTGAAATTGGCGggattcgacatagtaataggcatggattggttatcttcTAATCAAGCTCAGATTGTTtgtgataagaagcaagtggtcATTAGGACTCCTTATGGTGAACCACTTACGATAcaaggagatacgcagtatggattgcctaagcaagtgtctatgcttaaggcatcgaagtgtttaaagaagggttgtgtcatttacatggcacaagtgactattgatgaaccAAAGCCCAAGATCATCGAAGACATacctgttatttctgaatatccagatgtattccctgaagaactacctggtttgcctccagataggcaagtggagttcagaatcgatatcattcctggagcagcaccagttgcaagagcaccttaccgGTTGGCACCGACTGAGATGAAAGAGTTAAGGActcagttggatgatttgttggcAAAGGGTTTTATTCGGCCTAGCTCGtcttggggagcaccggtactgtttgtgaagaaaaaggacggatcaacgcgtttatgcattgattatcgcgagctgaacaaggttacaattaagaacgtatatccattgcccaggatcgacgatctgttcgatcaactgcaaggggcaagttatttctccaagattgatttaaggtcatgTTACCATCAACTGAAGGTAAGAGAcgaagatgtgcataagactgcattcaggactcgttatggtcactacgagttcttggtgatgcctttcgggctcactaatgcaccagcagcgttcatggacctcatgaatcgcatttgcaagccttatttggacaagtttgtcattgtctttattgatgacatactTGTATACTCAAAGAATCAAGCCGATCATGAAAAACACCTTCGAAGTATTCTTAAACTTCTTCAGCAAGAGaagctctacgccaagttttcaaaatgtgagttttggcttcgtgaagtccaatttcttggacatgtggttagcgagcgtggtatccaggtggatcccgctaagattgaagctatcatgaattggcaagagccgaagaagCCCACAGAGATATCGCAgcttcttgggtctggcaggatattacaggcgttttattgaaaatttttcaaggattcctgcacccctaacttcattgactcgcaagaatataaagtttgattggggtcccaagcaacaagaatcctttgagattcttaagcaaaagttgagcaatgctccggtTTTGACATTGCCTGAAGGAATTGAAGAATTTCTGGTGTACTGCGACAcatcacacaccggtatgggatgtgtactcatgcaaagaggcaaggtcattgcctatgcctcacgacaattaaaggtgcacgaaaataattacaccacccattatttggaattgggtgccgttgtgtttacACTGAAactttggagacattatctttatggtaccaagtgtgtgatatattctgatcataaaagccttcaacacttgttcaaccagaaggatcTTATCATGAGACAGCGtcgatggatggagactttaaatgattatgattgtgaaattcgctaccatccaggcaaagcgaaTGTTGTAGTTGACGCTCTAAGCAGGAAGGAAATGGTTAAgcctattagaatcaatgccaagagcattgaattaaagAATAGCTTGAATGAAAAGTTGTTAGCTGCTCAGAAGGAAGCTATCTTGGACActaattatccaaatgaaaagttAGGCGTCACTGCTGAACAATTGTCGTATGGCAAGGATGGGATCCTCAGATTAAATGGTCGAATCTGGGTCCATATTCATGGAGGACTTAGAGATGTGacccttcaggaagcccacagttcgaaatactcagttcatcctggcagtgataagatgtactaggatttaaaggcaaattattggtggataggtttgaagaaatctatagccacttatgtggctaaatgtctgacgtgtgctcaagttaaagtcgaacaccagaagccgtcaggtttgctgcaacagcctgaacttcccacttggaagtgggaaatggtaactatggattttatcactaagttacCAAGGACAAagcatgggaatgatactatttgggttatagtagacagactgaccaagtcagcccacttcttacctattaaggaaacacacaGCTCCGATAAGTTAGCTCAGTTGTACGTGGATGAGATAGTATCTCTCCACGGAgtgccagtatctattatctctgatagggatactagatacacgtctcacttttggaaaagctttcagcaatcGTTAGGCATTTGATTAAACTtcagcactgcttatcatcctcagacggatgggcaaagtgagcgtacgattcaaacactcGAGGATATGCTACGAGCTTGTGTCattgatttaggtggaagttgggatgaccatcttccgttgattgaattttcgtataataatagctatcattcgAGCATCCAAgccgcgccttttgaggccttgtacAGTAGAAAGTGTAGGACgccagtttgttgggcggaagttggagatgtccaactatcaggacctaatatagtcctggagacgacagATAAGATTGTATATCCGcgatcgtctcaaagctgccagggataggcagaaaagctacgcagataaaaggcgtaaacctctgaaatttgaggtaggtgacaaagtgttacttaaggtatctccctggaaaggggtgatgcgttttggcaagaagggcaagctaagcccaagatacataggaccattcgagatcatcgaatgtgtcggaacagtggcctacaagctaaattTGCCAGAAGAGCTCAGTAggattcataatgtgttccacatctgcaacttgaagaagtgtctagccgatgaatcactaGCTATGTCACATAAAGAAGTGCagatagatgagagcttaaagttgtttgaaaaacctttgtcaatcgaggatcgacaggttaagaagcttcgaatgaagcatgtaccgattgtgaaggtaaaatgggatgcctgTAGAGgcccagaatacacatgggaggttgaatccacaatgaaacagaagtaccctcatttatttcagtaaatctcgaggtctagatttattttaagggggtaaggatgtaacacctcgaaaaatcgTGTCCAATATGGTAAcaacacgtgtcatggactttaaacgtgtaaggaATTGATTCGAGGGACTAAAATTGCCAAACAATGTAAAGATGTGTGTGGAAGGatcaaaagtgtcaacatgccaaacttgtgcctctgattgaccttGCGTGATGTTCATATTCCTTAATGAATAAATTATCGAACATTGAAAGTCGTTTGCGCTTAAATTTAAAACTTTGCGAGgcataggggttaaaagtgtcaacatgttaaaagttacctctgagtgaccttttaacgaccCCAAAAGCATTGTAATAATTGTATATTTGGCTCTCAAGAATATAGGATAGTAATTTTATGGAGTTTCGTTAAAAacaagacttttcgggtaatCTCGCAATTAACcgggagcttaacggagttaatatATGACCCAAGGCCCTTAACAGTTAACTATGGGGGTAATAAGTGCAATAAAAGGAAGTTATTTAAACTTAAaatggaccagggactgaaattgcaaagAATGAAAACCTTTTACCGGATTAAcaggtctacgcgggccgcgtagactctCTCTACAGTCTACACGGGTCGCGAGAGCAGTGCCAACGACAAAAACTTCACAGCTGCATGTTGCAGCCTGTTCCACCACCTCTGCATGAGTTCTGAGCAATACCAGGGGcttgtaaattgtttttactGCCCTAGGGACACCTGTGGACATCTGAATTACCTCCTAGGTGCAGATGGAGTGATCTTGGAGCATCTAATTTCCTATATAAAGGACTTGTGTTCATAAGTTCATGGGCACATTTCAATTTTACTTCAAAGCTTACTCTTGGACGCCTCCTGGAGCTAAAGGAAGCTTTCTCAAGTTCCAAATTCGTGCTAAGTACTCTAACtaggagcccggtaaaagctatctgtacttgctaattgatatacggctgggattaaaattttatttttgctcaggtaaatacttttaacttattttccgttatacgggcttgggatacggtatttaataataccgcttggtggggtattgaatctttaatcaaataatggttaaatcattgagataacccgtttaatctgttttgtttgttctaaaccttttgggggggggggttaatgaccaagtcctggatatcctcggctcattcattgaaatggccacgagttaagcacggggtgtaggcatacacctgccggtgcgtatGTAAAAAGATATACCCGCTTGTTGAGGATAACTCGACGTGGGtttatattatgtggtgtgtctattaatcttgttCCGGCTTCTATCTCGGATCCTGAatgtatgacaaacatataaatcttttacaagattatttttaataattgtcccaagttataaaagaatatttgtgccttgtgcatttaaatcagttttcttaaatattttcaaaagggtcggttaattgtatttaccagtgtaaactaacgtattttccataggggtgagcaaaaggaaaaaaccgacccgacccgactattacccgacccgacccgagaaccgatcaaacataaaatacagaaccgattcactaccctaaatatagggccagttccggtccataggtcctagtcgggtttcaccatgaaaagaaccgagaaccgacccgacccgaccctattttatatgaaaaattggaaccgatctaaatacctaggtacttgggttcgggttGGGTATATTTTAAGTTCGGTTCGCGGTTATTTTCGGTTCagacctaaacttgctcacccctaattttccaaaaaggttaagtgcaggtactaagcgaaatggGCCGGCTACTCCTAGTATcaaataaagagtctcg is from Helianthus annuus cultivar XRQ/B chromosome 9, HanXRQr2.0-SUNRISE, whole genome shotgun sequence and encodes:
- the LOC110876914 gene encoding alpha/beta-gliadin clone PW1215-like; this translates as MGGPSNPVSEVDSPPVAPPPSHMGYDNPIPSYVGAAAYNPFEQPAYSGYNYYNAPSVDPYLEAANYNALHPEGPFQAAYPTGYPVYGYQYPPPPQPLSQQQAQPPQIQPPQQQEILQRLNQVERDVQEERRSHRGLLKGLADLIKGKKRRDY